Proteins encoded within one genomic window of Brachybacterium muris:
- a CDS encoding cobalamin-independent methionine synthase II family protein, which translates to MTQILTTHAGSLPRSPELIEANAARPVGEDGLTPEPTDEFRRVLRQAVADVVAKQKQIGISIPNDGEYGHLMGSAVNYGSWWSYIFDRVSGLELTGADIFSTEPVRSEPGNVRLTTFPDRRDWTIFAEAYQDPTSGITVGSQPNFPAATGAIAYSETGRQLVQQDITNFRSALDASGYDSGFLAALSPGSGSRIVDDHYGDEDSFLDAWVEVMRPEYEAIAAAGLTVQIDDPSIAENWDQVNPEPSVEDYVAFTRKRVDAVNRALVNVPTEQTRFHLCWGSWHGPHTTDIEFRHIAGLLLEIDAKFYSFEAANVRHEHEWTVWENTELPEGKVIVPGIVSHATNVVEHPELVAQRIERFARLVGPERVIASTDCGLGGRIHPQIAWAKLESLVAGAEIASGRL; encoded by the coding sequence ATGACACAGATCCTCACCACCCACGCCGGTTCCCTGCCCCGCAGCCCCGAACTGATCGAAGCCAATGCCGCCCGCCCCGTGGGGGAGGACGGCCTCACCCCCGAACCCACCGACGAGTTCCGCCGGGTGCTGCGTCAGGCCGTGGCCGACGTGGTCGCCAAGCAGAAGCAGATCGGCATCTCCATCCCCAACGACGGCGAGTACGGGCACCTGATGGGCTCCGCGGTGAACTACGGCTCCTGGTGGTCCTACATCTTCGATCGCGTCAGCGGCCTGGAGCTCACCGGTGCCGACATCTTCTCCACCGAGCCCGTGCGCTCCGAGCCCGGCAACGTGCGCCTGACCACCTTCCCGGACCGCCGCGACTGGACCATCTTCGCCGAGGCCTACCAGGACCCCACCTCGGGGATCACCGTGGGATCCCAGCCGAACTTCCCCGCCGCCACCGGCGCCATCGCCTACTCCGAGACCGGCCGGCAGCTCGTGCAGCAGGACATCACCAACTTCCGCTCCGCCCTGGATGCCAGCGGCTACGACTCCGGATTCCTCGCGGCCCTCTCGCCCGGCTCCGGCAGCCGCATCGTCGATGACCACTACGGTGACGAGGACTCCTTCCTCGACGCCTGGGTCGAGGTGATGCGCCCCGAGTACGAGGCGATCGCCGCCGCAGGCCTCACCGTGCAGATCGACGACCCCTCCATCGCGGAGAACTGGGACCAGGTCAACCCCGAGCCCTCTGTGGAGGACTACGTGGCCTTCACCCGCAAGCGGGTGGACGCCGTGAACCGGGCCCTGGTCAACGTGCCCACCGAGCAGACCAGGTTCCACCTGTGCTGGGGCTCCTGGCACGGCCCCCACACCACCGACATCGAGTTCCGCCACATCGCCGGCCTGCTGCTGGAGATCGACGCCAAGTTCTACAGCTTCGAGGCCGCCAACGTGCGCCACGAGCACGAGTGGACGGTGTGGGAGAACACGGAGCTGCCCGAGGGCAAGGTCATCGTCCCGGGCATCGTCTCCCACGCCACCAACGTGGTGGAGCACCCGGAGCTGGTGGCCCAGCGCATCGAGCGCTTCGCCCGCCTGGTGGGCCCCGAGCGTGTGATCGCCTCCACCGACTGCGGACTGGGCGGGCGCATCCACCCGCAGATCGCATGGGCGAAGCTCGAGTCCCTGGTGGCCGGCGCGGAGATCGCCTCCGGCCGCCTGTGA
- a CDS encoding type 1 glutamine amidotransferase, with product MDAHPSDVLVIENEADCPPGLLADVLSRAGLTMHLNRPYRGDQLPADLGTFEGLVVLGGAMGARDDAEYAWLPQTRRLLALAVDRHLPTLGICLGAQLAAIALEGRIGRREQPLVGLTSIALTDDGREDPVLGAIDSGALDGDGGSGPAVLSWNQDTVTGLPPHSTLLAKDEDGGIAAFRTGTSLWAVQFHPEVTAQVVGTWARTSDLTRAGAEPEAMAAEFAGVPQVVAAGTALLEAFAQQVLTD from the coding sequence ATGGACGCTCATCCCTCCGATGTCCTGGTGATCGAGAACGAGGCCGACTGCCCGCCGGGCCTGCTGGCCGATGTGCTCTCCCGCGCGGGACTCACCATGCATCTGAACCGCCCCTACCGCGGCGATCAGCTCCCTGCGGACCTGGGCACCTTCGAGGGGCTGGTGGTGCTGGGCGGGGCGATGGGGGCCCGGGACGACGCCGAGTATGCCTGGCTGCCGCAGACCAGGCGCCTGCTGGCACTGGCCGTGGATCGCCACCTGCCCACCCTGGGCATCTGCCTGGGTGCTCAGCTCGCCGCGATCGCTCTGGAGGGGCGCATCGGTCGGCGCGAGCAGCCCCTGGTGGGACTCACCTCGATCGCCCTCACCGACGACGGCCGGGAGGATCCTGTCCTGGGGGCGATCGACTCAGGGGCCCTCGATGGTGACGGCGGCTCGGGGCCGGCGGTGCTGAGCTGGAACCAGGACACCGTGACCGGTCTCCCCCCGCACTCGACGCTGCTGGCGAAGGACGAGGACGGCGGGATCGCCGCCTTCCGCACCGGAACCTCGCTGTGGGCGGTGCAGTTCCATCCCGAGGTCACCGCACAGGTGGTGGGCACCTGGGCGCGCACCTCGGATCTCACCCGGGCCGGTGCCGAGCCGGAGGCGATGGCCGCCGAGTTCGCCGGCGTCCCGCAGGTCGTCGCGGCGGGCACGGCCCTGCTGGAGGCGTTCGCTCAGCAGGTGCTCACCGACTGA
- the gcvP gene encoding aminomethyl-transferring glycine dehydrogenase → MTDPSVLAHDSFVRRHVGTDPDAQRHMLDVLGFDSLDELLTRAVPGTILLEAEDRGVVPPGIDEAAAVEELRALARRNTVRRSLIGLGYYGTHTPAVIQRNVLENPAWYTAYTPYQPEISQGRLEALLTFQTMICDLTGMDVSNASTLDESTSAAEALMLARRNSRRKGPVFLVDADALPTTKAVLAGRATGLGIELREVDFAHQGLAGLEDADYFGALVQYPGASGRVWDPSGVITQVKETGATAIVAADLLALTQLRSPGEMGADVTVGTSQRFGIPLGFGGPHAGFVAVRKGLERQLPGRLVGVSQDADGNPAYRLSLQTREQHIRREKATSAITTAQVLLAVMAAMYAVYHGPEGLSRIGRQVAERTAELASQLRASGYELVHDSFFDTVQVRATGRARDIVADFARAGFLVRELDADRLQLSLDETVTEQDLHAIVAAFGPQAVEPLEGVEGADDTDGDDSDGNDSDGSGSATQVDVEGAWGELVRTSPFLQHPVFSSFPSETAMMRYLRRLADRDFALDRGMIPLGSCTMKLNAATEMAGITWQEFNAIHPFAPREDVEGYLDLIEQLESWLIDLTGYDTVSLQPNAGSQGEFAGLQAIRAYHASRGDSERDVCLVPSSAHGTNAASAVNAGLRVVVVASDSRGNIDLDDLKQKIKDHGEQLAALMITYPSTHGVYEEEVRTVCQLVHEAGGQVYVDGANLNALLEVAKPGEFGGDVSHLNLHKTFCIPHGGGGPGVGPVAAKAHLAPFLPGHPAMQKAEHPLVGDGAEGRESEVVHGGPPVSQAPYGSPSILPISWTYIRLMGPEGLRHATASAVLAANYVAERLREAYDILYTGDNGLVAHECIVDLRPFTARTGITVDDVAKRLIDYGFHAPTMSFPVAGTLMVEPTESEDLGEIDRFVDAMLMIAKEADAVAAGEWPADDNPLVNAPHTADCIAVGDWSHPYSREVAVYPGIWNGGDDSSVHSSARMRIQSKYWPPVRRIDQAYGDRHLVPTWPV, encoded by the coding sequence CCCACGACTCCTTCGTCCGCCGCCACGTCGGCACCGATCCCGACGCCCAGCGCCACATGCTCGACGTCCTTGGCTTCGACTCCCTCGACGAGCTGCTGACCCGGGCCGTGCCCGGCACCATCCTGCTCGAGGCCGAGGACCGCGGCGTGGTGCCGCCCGGCATCGATGAGGCGGCCGCCGTGGAGGAGCTGCGGGCCCTGGCCCGGCGCAACACCGTGCGCCGCTCCCTGATCGGCCTGGGGTACTACGGCACCCACACCCCCGCGGTGATCCAGCGCAACGTCCTGGAGAACCCGGCCTGGTACACCGCCTACACCCCGTACCAGCCGGAGATCTCGCAGGGCCGCCTGGAGGCGCTGCTCACCTTCCAGACCATGATCTGCGACCTCACCGGGATGGACGTCTCCAACGCCTCCACCCTGGACGAGTCCACCTCTGCCGCCGAGGCGCTGATGCTGGCGCGCCGCAACTCGCGCCGCAAGGGCCCGGTGTTCCTGGTGGATGCCGATGCCCTGCCCACCACCAAGGCCGTCCTCGCCGGGCGTGCCACGGGCCTGGGCATCGAGCTGCGCGAGGTCGACTTCGCCCACCAGGGCCTGGCCGGCCTCGAGGACGCCGACTACTTCGGGGCGCTGGTGCAGTACCCGGGTGCCTCAGGGCGCGTGTGGGACCCCAGTGGGGTGATCACCCAGGTCAAGGAGACCGGCGCCACCGCCATCGTCGCAGCGGACCTGCTGGCCCTGACCCAGCTGCGCTCCCCGGGCGAGATGGGGGCCGACGTCACCGTGGGCACCTCCCAGCGCTTCGGCATCCCGCTGGGCTTCGGAGGCCCCCACGCCGGCTTCGTGGCCGTGCGCAAGGGCCTGGAGCGGCAGCTGCCGGGCCGCCTGGTGGGTGTCTCCCAGGACGCCGACGGCAACCCTGCCTATCGGCTCTCCCTGCAGACCCGCGAGCAGCACATCCGCCGTGAGAAGGCCACCAGTGCCATCACCACCGCCCAGGTGCTGCTGGCGGTGATGGCCGCCATGTACGCCGTGTACCACGGCCCCGAGGGCCTTTCCCGGATCGGTCGCCAGGTCGCCGAGCGCACCGCCGAGCTGGCCTCCCAGCTGCGCGCCAGCGGCTACGAGCTGGTGCACGACTCGTTCTTCGACACCGTCCAGGTGCGCGCCACCGGTCGAGCCCGCGACATCGTCGCCGATTTCGCCCGCGCCGGGTTCCTGGTGCGCGAGCTCGATGCGGACCGCCTGCAGCTGAGCCTGGACGAGACCGTCACCGAGCAGGACCTGCATGCCATCGTCGCGGCCTTCGGCCCGCAGGCCGTCGAGCCGCTTGAGGGCGTCGAGGGCGCGGACGACACCGATGGGGACGACTCCGACGGGAACGACTCCGACGGCAGCGGCTCCGCAACGCAGGTGGACGTGGAGGGCGCGTGGGGGGAGCTGGTGCGCACCAGCCCCTTCCTGCAGCACCCGGTGTTCAGCTCCTTCCCCTCCGAGACCGCGATGATGCGCTACCTGCGCCGCCTCGCCGACCGTGACTTCGCCCTGGACCGCGGCATGATCCCCCTGGGCTCGTGCACCATGAAGCTCAACGCCGCCACCGAGATGGCCGGCATCACCTGGCAGGAGTTCAACGCCATCCACCCCTTCGCACCCCGCGAGGACGTGGAGGGCTACCTGGACCTGATCGAGCAGCTGGAGAGCTGGCTGATCGACCTGACCGGCTACGACACCGTGTCCCTGCAGCCCAACGCCGGCTCCCAGGGCGAGTTCGCCGGGCTCCAGGCGATCCGCGCCTACCACGCCTCCCGCGGTGACTCTGAGCGCGATGTGTGCCTGGTGCCCAGTTCCGCCCACGGCACCAACGCCGCCTCCGCCGTCAACGCCGGCCTGCGCGTGGTGGTGGTCGCCTCGGACTCCCGCGGCAACATCGACCTGGACGACCTGAAGCAGAAGATCAAGGACCACGGCGAGCAGCTCGCGGCCCTGATGATCACCTACCCCTCCACCCACGGCGTGTACGAGGAGGAGGTGCGCACCGTGTGCCAGCTGGTGCACGAGGCCGGCGGCCAGGTGTACGTGGACGGTGCGAACCTCAACGCCCTGCTGGAGGTCGCCAAGCCCGGTGAGTTCGGGGGCGACGTGTCCCACCTGAACCTGCACAAGACCTTCTGCATCCCCCACGGCGGCGGCGGTCCCGGTGTGGGCCCGGTGGCGGCGAAGGCGCACCTGGCACCGTTCCTACCCGGCCACCCGGCCATGCAGAAGGCCGAGCACCCGCTGGTGGGCGACGGCGCCGAGGGTCGGGAGAGCGAGGTCGTCCACGGCGGCCCGCCCGTCTCCCAGGCGCCCTACGGCTCCCCGTCGATCCTGCCGATCTCCTGGACCTACATCCGCCTGATGGGGCCGGAGGGCCTGCGCCACGCCACCGCCTCGGCGGTGCTGGCCGCCAACTACGTGGCAGAGCGCCTGCGGGAGGCGTACGACATCCTCTACACCGGTGACAACGGCCTGGTGGCGCACGAGTGCATCGTGGACCTGCGCCCCTTCACCGCCCGCACCGGGATCACGGTGGACGATGTGGCCAAGCGCCTGATTGACTACGGCTTCCACGCGCCCACCATGAGCTTCCCGGTGGCCGGCACCCTGATGGTGGAGCCCACCGAGTCCGAGGACCTCGGCGAGATCGACCGCTTCGTGGACGCCATGCTGATGATCGCCAAGGAGGCGGACGCGGTCGCGGCAGGGGAGTGGCCGGCCGACGACAACCCGCTGGTCAACGCCCCCCACACGGCGGACTGCATCGCCGTGGGCGACTGGAGCCACCCGTACTCGCGGGAGGTCGCGGTGTACCCGGGGATCTGGAACGGCGGGGACGACTCCTCCGTGCACTCCAGCGCCCGGATGCGGATCCAGTCCAAGTACTGGCCGCCGGTGCGTCGCATCGACCAGGCCTACGGCGACCGCCACCTGGTCCCCACCTGGCCCGTGTGA
- the deoD gene encoding purine-nucleoside phosphorylase, which translates to MSTHIGATPDQIAPYVLMPGDPYRARWIAETFLEDPVQYNDVRGMLGYTGTYQGVRVSAQGSGMGQPSIAIYAHELFTEYDVEAIIRVGSCGGLSDKVKVRDVVLGVAASTDSAMNVPRFRHVNYAPAADFDLLRLAAEVAEERLLPVIAGGLYSADQFYNPDPEVTSTLADYGVLGVEMEAAALYTLAAQFSRRALALCTVSDHLLTGEETSAMERQESFEDMVVVALESVVRLDRDRG; encoded by the coding sequence ATGTCGACACACATCGGTGCAACCCCTGACCAGATCGCCCCCTATGTCCTGATGCCGGGCGACCCGTACCGGGCCCGCTGGATCGCCGAGACGTTCCTGGAGGACCCGGTCCAGTACAACGACGTGCGCGGGATGCTGGGTTACACCGGCACGTACCAGGGCGTGCGGGTCTCCGCCCAGGGCTCCGGGATGGGCCAGCCCTCGATCGCGATCTACGCCCACGAGCTGTTCACCGAGTACGACGTCGAGGCCATCATCCGGGTGGGCAGCTGCGGCGGCCTCTCGGACAAGGTGAAGGTGCGCGACGTGGTGCTCGGTGTGGCAGCCTCCACCGACTCCGCGATGAACGTGCCGCGGTTCCGTCACGTCAACTACGCCCCGGCGGCGGATTTCGACCTGCTGCGCCTGGCAGCGGAGGTGGCCGAGGAGCGCCTGCTCCCGGTGATCGCGGGTGGCCTGTACTCGGCCGACCAGTTCTACAACCCCGACCCCGAGGTCACCTCCACCCTGGCCGACTACGGCGTGCTGGGCGTGGAGATGGAGGCGGCGGCGCTGTACACCCTGGCCGCGCAGTTCTCGCGCCGGGCGCTCGCGCTGTGCACCGTCTCGGATCACCTGCTCACCGGTGAGGAGACCAGCGCCATGGAGCGCCAGGAGTCCTTCGAGGACATGGTGGTGGTGGCACTGGAGTCGGTGGTGCGCTTGGACCGCGACCGCGGCTGA
- a CDS encoding glycosyltransferase family 4 protein, with protein sequence MRILVVAESFLPHMNGVTNSVLRIVDHYTASGDDVAIIAPQWPRADTSLRTACGRRVKVRRIPSVPLAGYPDVRIATTSAAALRRRITDFEPDVIHLASPTVLGGRAVVAAQKLGVPTVAVYQTDIPGYTARYGMPFLESASWQLLRDVHNRASLTLAPSTATRDQLVAHGVERVHLWRRGVDTSLFSPSLRSERLRAKLAGPGERIVLYVGRLAPEKQVEDLKVIHDMPGVRLVIVGEGPERDALRRHMPRARFTGFRSGTDLATHLASADLFIHPGELETFGQTIQEAMASGLPVIAPRSGGPVDLVTPSRTGWLYTPGMLDELREAATDLLFDDAKRAAFGEAAQDSVRKRTWPVLSEQLRGYYQQAITANIGVGASH encoded by the coding sequence GTGAGGATCCTCGTGGTTGCCGAATCGTTCCTTCCACACATGAACGGGGTCACCAACTCGGTGCTCCGGATCGTGGACCACTACACCGCCAGCGGTGATGACGTCGCGATCATCGCCCCGCAATGGCCCCGAGCCGACACCTCCCTGCGCACCGCCTGCGGTCGCCGGGTGAAGGTGCGGCGCATCCCCTCGGTGCCGCTGGCTGGCTACCCGGACGTGCGCATCGCCACCACCAGCGCCGCTGCGCTGCGTCGCCGCATCACCGACTTCGAGCCGGACGTGATCCATCTGGCCTCACCGACGGTGCTCGGGGGACGCGCCGTGGTGGCCGCTCAGAAGCTCGGCGTGCCCACCGTCGCCGTCTACCAGACCGACATCCCCGGGTACACCGCCCGCTACGGGATGCCGTTCCTGGAGAGCGCCAGCTGGCAGCTGCTGCGGGACGTGCACAACCGTGCCTCCCTCACCCTCGCCCCCTCCACCGCCACCCGCGACCAGCTGGTGGCCCACGGCGTGGAGCGGGTGCACCTGTGGCGCCGCGGCGTGGACACCTCCCTGTTCTCCCCGTCCCTGCGCAGCGAGCGCCTGCGCGCCAAGCTCGCAGGGCCAGGGGAGCGGATCGTGCTGTACGTGGGCAGGCTCGCCCCGGAGAAGCAGGTGGAGGACCTCAAGGTCATCCACGACATGCCCGGGGTGCGCCTGGTGATCGTGGGGGAGGGGCCCGAGAGGGACGCCCTGCGCCGCCACATGCCCCGCGCCCGCTTCACCGGGTTCCGCTCCGGCACGGACCTGGCCACCCACCTCGCCAGTGCCGACCTGTTCATCCACCCCGGTGAGCTGGAGACCTTCGGGCAGACCATCCAGGAGGCCATGGCCTCCGGGCTGCCCGTGATCGCCCCGCGCAGCGGCGGGCCGGTGGACCTGGTGACCCCCAGCCGCACCGGCTGGCTGTACACCCCGGGCATGCTGGACGAACTGCGCGAGGCCGCCACGGACCTGCTGTTCGACGACGCCAAGCGTGCCGCCTTCGGGGAGGCCGCCCAGGACTCGGTGCGCAAGCGCACCTGGCCGGTGCTCTCCGAGCAGCTGCGCGGCTACTACCAGCAGGCGATCACCGCGAACATCGGGGTCGGCGCCAGCCACTGA
- a CDS encoding gamma-glutamyl-gamma-aminobutyrate hydrolase family protein yields the protein MAQRTTTRRPLIGVTAGTRPMMSGAWAGHDAVVITEHYVRAIRAAGARAVVIAPQDEWTDEEVAELDAIVLSGGTDLDPALLGETPLPTDMEAQPERDAFETALYRTARRTGVPVLGICRGLQIAVVAEGGSLHRHLPHDLPQHPTTGERPTAVTARIGADSDLALALGSSSEVTAYHHQGAREVRGGLRVVARHDSGLPLAVEADGGSPVIAVQWHPELDASQAPVFDALVAATRQRRAEPQEATATAHRPVVPATGSAGLR from the coding sequence ATGGCGCAGCGCACCACCACCCGTCGCCCGCTCATCGGCGTGACCGCGGGGACCCGGCCCATGATGTCCGGCGCCTGGGCGGGCCATGACGCCGTGGTGATCACCGAGCACTACGTGCGCGCCATCCGCGCCGCCGGGGCCCGCGCCGTGGTGATCGCCCCGCAGGACGAGTGGACCGACGAGGAAGTGGCCGAGCTCGACGCCATCGTGCTCAGCGGCGGCACCGATCTGGACCCGGCCCTGCTGGGCGAGACGCCCCTGCCCACCGACATGGAGGCGCAGCCCGAGCGGGACGCCTTCGAGACCGCCCTGTACCGCACGGCGAGGCGCACCGGCGTGCCTGTTCTGGGCATCTGCCGTGGCCTGCAGATCGCGGTGGTCGCCGAGGGCGGTTCCCTCCACCGCCACCTGCCGCACGATCTCCCGCAGCACCCGACCACGGGGGAGCGGCCCACCGCTGTCACTGCCCGGATCGGTGCCGACAGCGATCTGGCCCTGGCCCTCGGCAGCAGCTCCGAGGTCACTGCCTACCACCATCAGGGTGCCCGGGAGGTGCGTGGGGGCCTGCGGGTGGTGGCCCGTCATGACAGTGGACTGCCGCTGGCGGTGGAGGCCGACGGCGGCTCCCCGGTGATCGCCGTGCAGTGGCACCCCGAACTGGACGCCTCCCAGGCCCCGGTGTTCGACGCGCTGGTCGCGGCGACACGACAGCGCAGGGCCGAGCCTCAGGAGGCGACGGCCACGGCGCATCGCCCCGTGGTCCCCGCCACCGGGAGCGCTGGTCTACGATAG